The following proteins are encoded in a genomic region of Fusarium oxysporum f. sp. lycopersici 4287 chromosome 1, whole genome shotgun sequence:
- a CDS encoding methylisocitrate lyase — protein MSKSIVNSTPYPFQFNAPTLQKPGKAGQIVDVTGTLKNVRGKIPSVQASALRTMMLEAHNDPTKILAHCCSYDGLSSRLCEEAGFPMIFLAGYAVSSAYGLPDTGYIAMAEVCDKIQETVRQVSVPVMADGDTGYGSPLNVKRTVESYAHAGAAGIMIEDQTWPKRCGHTKGKSVVSRGEAYARIQAACDARDQGKDIFVLARTDALIHGWEEALSRAKEFKRIGVDAVFVEALPDREAMRRCVEEIGIPTFANIIEGGKTENLSAKDLAELGFCAVAYPWTLVAAKLKSIRETLEELKKSMTVGKPPMILSYSEVCEGVGFNKYWDLEERYKFKDDGLVTDPTNGHV, from the exons ATGTCCAAGTCCATTGTCAACAGCACCCCCTACCCCTTCCAGTTCAATGCACCAACCCTGCAAAAGCCGGGCAAGGCTGGACAGATCGTGGATGTAACGGGCACTTTGAAAAATGTCCGCGGCAAGATCCCATCCGTCCAGGCGTCAGCTCTCCGCACCATGATGCTCGAAGCCCATAATGACCCTACAAAGATCCTCGCCCACTGCTGCAGCTATGACGGTCTTTCATCACGGCTCTGCGAGGAAGCTGGTTTTCCAATGATCTTCCTCGCTGGATATGCTGTATCTAGTGCCTACGGTCTGCCTGACACTGGTTATATCGCAATGGCTGAGGTGTGCGATAAGATTCAGGAAACCGTGCGGCAGGTCTCTGTCCCTGTCATGGCCGATGGAGATACAGGCTACGGTAGCCCGCTCAACGTTAAAAGAACCGTGGAGAGTTATGCTCATGCCGGCGCCGCTGGAATCATGATTGAGGATCAAACCTGGCCAAAGC GCTGTGGCCATACCAAGGGAAAGTCTGTTGTCTCTCGTGGTGAGGCATATGCCCGTATTCAGGCGGCTTGCGACGCTCGAGATCAAGGCAAGGATATTTTCGTCCTTGCGAGAACCGACGCTCTGATCCACGGCTGGGAAGAGGCCTTGAGTCGTGCCAAAGAGTTCAAGAGAATCGGCGTCGATGCCGTTTTTGTTGAGGCCCTTCCCGATCGCGAGGCTATGCGGCGATGTGTAGAAGAGATTGGCATCCCCACATTTGCAAACA TCATTGAAGGAGGAAAGACCGAGAATCTGTCAGCGAAGGACCTCGCAGAACTAGGATTCTGTGCTGTGGCATACCCCTGGACTCTTGTTGCTGCTAAGCTCAAGAGTATTCGCGAGACCTTGGAAGAACTCAAGAAGAGTATGACCGTGGGAAAGCCGCCTATGATTCTTTCATACAGTGAAGTTTGCGAAGGTGTTGGATTCAATAAGTACTGGGATCTGGAGGAGAGGTATAAGTTCAAAGACGATGGTCTCGTAACTGACCCTACAAACGGCCATGTTTAG
- a CDS encoding hypothetical protein (At least one base has a quality score < 10): MLKNLLVLTLASFAFGQEDDIPTNATVKDDEMGPAGFMWPPDRPWAGDVDNKGPCGSRASSGNRTNFPLTGGAVSLVAQDDYYNTKISISYSEDPTSNDDFETLIQEKSITDLNPGHTCVQVPDAPSKVSAGDNATLQIIYRADWDAPHNQTFYACADITFVKESELNFEIPCFNATEPGDDDKAAGATVGPSPTATHPSTSSESSDASEAESKSGKSNKLSGGAIAGIVIGSIAGVVLIAGAILFFLRRSQQAKRNSRIARMEDNARKHQLATDGASGTSI; encoded by the exons ATGTTGAAGAATCTGCTTGTTCTGACGCTGGCATCTTTTGCCTTTGGGCAAGAAGATGACATTCCTACGAACGCGACTGTCAAGGATGACGAGATGGGACCTGCCGGTTTCATGTGGCCCCCGGACCGTCCTTGGGCTGGGGACGTTGACAACAAAGGTCCTTGCGGCTCACGAGCATCTTCTGGGAACAGGACCAACTTTCCCTTGA CTGGTGGTGCTGTCTCTCTTGTTGCTCAGGATGACTattacaacaccaagatcaGCATCTCGTACTCAGAAG ATCCTACATCCAATGATGACTTCGAGACCCTGATTCAGGAAAAAAGTATCACAGATCTCAACCCAGGTCACACCTGCGTTCAAGTTCCCGATGCCCCCTCCAAGGTCTCAGCCGGCGACAACGCAACTCTGCAAATTATCTACCGCGCCGACTGGGACGCACCCCATAACCAAACCTTCTATGCCTGCGCCGACATCACTTTTGTCAAGGAGTCCGAGTTAAACTTCGAAATCCCCTGCTTCAACGCCACAGAGCCCGGCGACGACGACAAGGCAGCTGGTGCTACCGTTGGACCCAGCCCAACTGCTACTCACCCATCTACGTCTTCTGAAAGCTCTGATGCTTCTGAGGCGGAGAGCAAGTCAGGCAAATCTAACAAGTTGAGTGGCGGAGCTATTGCTGGTATTGTTATTGGTTCtattgctggtgttgtcttGATTGCTGGTGCGATTCTGTTCTTCTTGCGTCGCAGTCAGCAGGCGAAGAGAAACTCACGAATTGCTCGCATGGAGGATAACGCGCGCAAGCATCAGTTGGCTACGGATGGTGCTTCTGGCACCAGCATCTAA
- a CDS encoding hypothetical protein (At least one base has a quality score < 10), protein MHSLAAYTLLASASLAVAIDPRFEFPDTVPLVKRQQPGTPQYACHEDCGLLITLARDDEDFCDSDEWNERYGRCMSCANTYDIWKYYGSGVGRVAQQCGLTPKPSPSGSSGAASTTAGEKPSSTAAEAKPSTTAVEKPATTEVEEAETTKAEEQATATEEAEEEEETTSEHEHEETEHAHTSTEAEHSEAHEHTTLATHAAETTHAANPTKTHEAGHTSADEIGTIGVTATSTPLPSSVIVNGAAKQVGFSTAMVVVALAMCGLY, encoded by the exons ATGCATTCTCTCGCTGCATACACTCTTTTGGCTTCTGCCTCTCTTGCTGTCGCCATTGATCCCCGCTTTGAGTTCCCCGATACTGTCCCTCTCGTCAAGCGTCAGCAGCCTGGTACCCCTCAGTACGCCTGCCACGAAGACTGCG GTCTCTTGATCACTCTTGCtcgtgatgatgaggacTTTTGTGATAGCGATGAGTGGAATGAGCGCTACGGACGCTGCATGTCGTGCGCCAACACCTACGATATCTGGAAGTACTACGGCAGCGGCGTAGGCAGAGTCGCTCAGCAGTGTGGTCTTACTCCTAAGCCCAGCCCCTCTGGTTCCTCTGGTGCTGCCTCTACTACCGCTGGGgagaagccttcttccacTGCTGCCGAGGCTAAGCCCTCGACTACTGCTGTCGAGAAGCCTGCTACcactgaggttgaggaggctgagactaccaaggctgaggagcagGCTACTGCtactgaagaagctgaggaggaggaggagaccaCTTCTGAGCACGAGCATGAGGAGACTGAGCATGCTCACACTTCTACTGAGGCTGAGCACTCTGAGGCTCATGAGCATACTACTCTTGCTACTCACGCTGCTGAGACAACTCATGCTGCCAACCCCACCAAGACTCATGAGGCTGGTCACACTTCTGCTGATGAGATCGGAACTATTGGTGTTACT GCCACCTCGACTCCTCTCCCCTCAAGTGTCATCGTCAACGGTGCTGCCAAGCAGGTTGGTTTCTCCACTGCTATGGTCGTCGTCGCCTTGGCCATGTGCGGTCTCTACTAG